TCACAGCCGGCGCGGCCGGTCGAAGTGGCGCTGGTCACGCGCTGGCTCGCCGCCCACCGGGACCGCGCGGTCGCCTTCGACCCGACCCACCTCCGGTCCGCGCGAGAAGTCGTCGAACGGCTGCGCTGGTTCCTGGGCGCCGGGACCCTCGGCGAGGGGGACGCCGGCCCGTGGGTGCCGCGGTGAGCACGCTTCCGTTCATCGCCGTCGCGTTCGCCCTCGTCGCGGTGAATGCCTTCTTCGTCGCCGCCGAGTTCGCGCTCGTCCGCGTGAGGGTCACGCGGATCGAGGAGCTCGTCGGCACCGGCGTGCGGCGGGCCGTCGCCACCCGCGAGGTCCTCCGCCACCTCGACGCGTACATCTCGGCGTGCCAGCTGGGCATCACGCTGACCTCCCTCGGCCTCGGATGGGTCGGTGAGCCCGCGTTCGCGCGGCTGTTCGAGCCTCTGTTCTCGTGGACGGGAGCGTGGAGCGTCGCCGCGGCGCACTCCGCCGCGATCGTCGCGGCCTTCGCCCTGATCACGTTCCTGCACGTGGTTCTCGGCGAGCTCGCCCCGAAGACCTTCGCGATCGCGCATCCGGAGTCGACCGCGCTCGCCGTGTCCTGGCCGCTTCACGCCTTCAAGACCGTCTTCTGGCCGCTCATCGCGCTGATGAACGGGACGTCCAACTTCATCGTGCGCCTGGCGGGTCTCACCCCCGCCAGCGAGGGATCGCTCGCCCACAGCGAAGCGGAGCTCCGGATGATCCTCGCGGTCAGCGAGAAGAGCGGCGTGCTCTCCGAGCCTCACGCGCGGCTGCTGTCCCGGGCCCTGGATTTCCCCGACCGGACCGTCCGGCAGATCCTCGTTCCTCGGGGGGACGTCGTCTACCTCGACCTGCGGAACGCCTACGCCGAGAACCTCGTCCGGGCCCGGGACTACGGACACACGCGGTATCCGCTCTGCGACGGCGGCATCGACCAGGTCGTCGGGGTGGTCAACATCAAGGACCTCTTCCCGCTCGCCGCTCCCCCCGCGACCGGAGGGGATCTGCGCGCGATCGCCCGCCCGCCGTTGTTCATCCCCGACACGGTGCGCATCGAACAGGCGTTGGCCCTGTTCCAGAAACGTCGGATCCACCTCGGCGTCGTCGTCGACGAATACGGCGGCACCGCCGGGGTGGTCACGCTCGAGGACGTCCTCGAGGAGCTGATCGGCGAGATCCAGGACGAATACGACCAGGAGACTCCCAAGGTGCAGCCCCAGCCCGACGGGCGGTTGCTCGTCGACGCGGCCCTCTCGCTCGACGACATGGACTCCGTCCTGGGGATCGCGGACGACGGCGAGGAGGACGTGGACACGATCGCGGGGCTCGTCCTCGCCCGGCTGGGCCGGATCGCGCGGGTCGGAGACGCCGTCCGGATCGGCGGGCGACGCGTGGAGGTGGTCAAGGTCCGCGGTCGTCGGATCCTCCGTCTCGCCGTCTCCCCGCCGTCCCTTGACGGGGGTCAAGGGAAAAGCTGATCTCGGAGAGGCGCGCCATTGACGCGCCGCGGAGGCGTGCGATACGTTCCCGGCGTGGGTTGCGAACGGTTCGCAACTGAGTCGGAGGCCCCGTGAAGGGCTCGATCGGAACGCTGGCGGAGCGGATGCGGGTCAAGGGCCTGCGGATGACCGGCCAGCGGCAGCTGCTCGTCGAGGTCCTCGAGGAGGCGACGGAGCACCTGGATGCCGAGGCGCTCTACAAGCGCGCCAAGGTAAAGGACCCGACGATCCATCGGGCGACGATCTACCGGACGCTCAACAAGCTCAAGAAGCTCGGCCTCGTCGACGAGCTCGACCTGATGCACGTCAGCGGCGAGCGGCACTACTACGAGATCCGGCCCTCGTCGCTGCACATCCACCTCGTCTGCACGAAGTGCAAAGGGGTCCTCGAGCCCGAGGGTCCGTTCTGGGAGAGCATCAAGCGCCGCGTCCAGGAGGAGAGCGGCTTCCGGCCCGAGGTCGTGCGCATCGAGATGGCCGGCCTGTGCGCCGCGTGCCAGCACCCATCCCGCCGGGCGCACAGCGCATGACCGATCGCCTCGCCTCTTTTTTTGCCCCTTCTTGCGAATCTTTCGCAATTAGATTTCCGTGCCTGTCCGGTCGGAGCCCCCGGCCGCGACGAAGGCAGGAGGCCCCCATGTCACGTTTCCTGAAGTCCCTCCTCCTTGGTGTCGCCGTCGCACTCACCTCGATTCCGGCGGCGGTGGCCGACGACGCCAAGACCGCCGAGCTCGAGCAGAAGGTGAAGGCCCTCGAGCAGGCCCTCGCGGACCTGCGGGCCCGATCGGGGGACACCCCCGAGATCGACGAGATCCGCCGGCAGATCGAGGTGCTCACCCAGGAGATCGAGAATCTCAGGATTGGCGACGCGGCGCCGTCCGCCGACGCGACCGCCGGCGGCAAGTACGGACTCGCGCCCAGCGCCTCGAAGGTCTACGGCGTGAAGCGCGGCGTGTCCATCGGCGGCTACGGCGAGATGATCTACGAGAATCCGGACTCCACGCGGGAGGACGGCACGGCGTCGGGCCGCACGGATCAGCTCGACTTCGCCCGGGCGATCCTCTACTTCGGGTACAAGTTCAACGACCGCATCCTCTTCAACTCCGAGATCGAGTACGAACACGCCACGACCGGCGAAGGCGACGAGGAGAAAGGCGAGGTGTCGGTCGAGTTCGCCTACCTCGACTTCCTCTTCCGCGATGCGATCAACGTCCGCACCGGGTTGATGCTCGTTCCGATGGGGTTCGTCAACGAGATGCACGAGGGACCGACCTTCCTCGGTGCCAAGCGCCCGCAGGTCGAGAACCGGATCATCCCGACGACCTGGCGCGAGAACGGCGTGGGCGTCTTCGGCGAGGCGGGCAAGGTCTCCTACCGTGCCTACCTCGTCACCGGGCTCGACGCGATCGAGGGCAGCTCTTCGGGCGCGGAAGGATTCCAGGCCTCGGGGATCCGCGACGGCCGGTCGGGCGGTTCGCAGTCGCCCGCGGAGGACTTCGCGCTCACCGGTCGGCTCGACGTCAAGCCGGTCGCCGGCCTCACCCTGGGCGGCGCCTTCTTCGCCGGAAACGCCGGCCAGGGCGAGACCGACGCCGAAGGGTCGATCGACGCGAAGACCACGCTTGTCGACCTCCACGCGGAGTACCGCTGGCGCGGGCTGCAGACGCGCCTGCTCTGGGTGAAGACGTCGATCGACGACGCCGCGAGGATCAACGCCGCGCAGGGGCTCACCGGCGCGGGTTCCGTGGGCGAGCGCCAGTACGGGATGTACGCGGAGGCGGGGTACGACGTCCTCGCCCACCGCGACGGCACGAAGCAGGCGCTGATCCCCTTCGTCCGCTACGAGCGCTTCAACACGCAGGACCGGGTCCCCGAGGGCTTCACCGCCGACCCGGCCAACGACGTAACGGTCACGACCGTCGGCGCGTCGTGGAAACCGATCCCGAACATCGCGATCAAGCTCGACTGGAACAAGTTCGAAAACGAGGCCCGCACCGGCGTCGACCAGGTCAACCTCGCCGTCGGCTACCTCTTCTGAGACTCGGAGCGTTCATGACTTCCTCCGCGCGTCCCGTTCCCGCGATGCAGGCCCCGCGCCGCCGGCCCCTCACGGCATTCGTCATGGCGGCGCTGCTCGCGGTCGCGGGGCGCGCGGAGGCAAAGGCCTTCCTCTCCCAGGAGCAGGCGCTCCGCCTCGCGTTCGGAGAGGGCGCCGCCAGCGAGAAGAAGACCGCGTACCTCACGCAGGCCCAGCTCGCCCGGGCCCGCGAGCTCGCGGGCCCGGGCGTCGAGGTCTCGTCCGCCCTCGTCACCCGCTACGAGGGCCGCCGCGACGGAGCCTCCCTCGGCTTCGCCTACTTCGACACGCACGTGGTCCGCACGCTCCCGGAGACGCTGATGGTGGTCGTCGGTCCGGACGGCGCGATCGTCCGG
The Candidatus Polarisedimenticolaceae bacterium DNA segment above includes these coding regions:
- a CDS encoding hemolysin family protein — translated: MSTLPFIAVAFALVAVNAFFVAAEFALVRVRVTRIEELVGTGVRRAVATREVLRHLDAYISACQLGITLTSLGLGWVGEPAFARLFEPLFSWTGAWSVAAAHSAAIVAAFALITFLHVVLGELAPKTFAIAHPESTALAVSWPLHAFKTVFWPLIALMNGTSNFIVRLAGLTPASEGSLAHSEAELRMILAVSEKSGVLSEPHARLLSRALDFPDRTVRQILVPRGDVVYLDLRNAYAENLVRARDYGHTRYPLCDGGIDQVVGVVNIKDLFPLAAPPATGGDLRAIARPPLFIPDTVRIEQALALFQKRRIHLGVVVDEYGGTAGVVTLEDVLEELIGEIQDEYDQETPKVQPQPDGRLLVDAALSLDDMDSVLGIADDGEEDVDTIAGLVLARLGRIARVGDAVRIGGRRVEVVKVRGRRILRLAVSPPSLDGGQGKS
- a CDS encoding Fur family transcriptional regulator; the encoded protein is MKGSIGTLAERMRVKGLRMTGQRQLLVEVLEEATEHLDAEALYKRAKVKDPTIHRATIYRTLNKLKKLGLVDELDLMHVSGERHYYEIRPSSLHIHLVCTKCKGVLEPEGPFWESIKRRVQEESGFRPEVVRIEMAGLCAACQHPSRRAHSA
- a CDS encoding FMN-binding protein encodes the protein MTSSARPVPAMQAPRRRPLTAFVMAALLAVAGRAEAKAFLSQEQALRLAFGEGAASEKKTAYLTQAQLARARELAGPGVEVSSALVTRYEGRRDGASLGFAYFDTHVVRTLPETLMVVVGPDGAIVRVDVVVFSEPEDYLPRDAWFGQFRGRRLERELSVKRGIHGITGATLSAQAATDAARRILAVHQALAESPGTAR